The genomic window TCAGATGCTTGTGGAAGGGCAGCAGCATGTGCAGGGGGCTGTAACGTTGGTGGAACTCCTCGACGTCAAGGCTACGGTTGTCGCGAATCTGAAAGTGACGAACGAAATCAACTCTGACATCAAAGGCATCAAAGACAGAGTGCAGAAAAAGGAGGCGGAAAGCTCCAAGCAGACCCTGCTCACCAAAATTAAGTCTGCACTTGGTATTGACCCCAAGGACCCTGATACCTCGAAAGCTACGTTTGAAGACTATCTTAAGAAAAGGGCCCCGGGGACAGGAAGCTGGTTCAAGCCTATGACTGATTATCAGGGCTGGGTAGACACGAACGCTTCTGCTCAAGAGATCAGCTCCTTCTTGCTCCTGACAGGAGGTCAAGGGTTCGGCAAATCCTTCTCCGTGGCTTCCATTATCGATGACCTAAAACAGCGAACCTCCACTCCTGCCGCCATCACACAGACTCACCGTTCCCTGATCGGCTTTTACTTTTTCCCCGCCCGAAGCGGGAAAGCAGGAGACGAACAATACCCGGTTGAGATGGCACTCAAGTCTATCGCCATTCAGCTCGCTGAGCAAGACGAGGTCTTCGCAAAAAGCATTGGTGAACTCGACCAGCTCAAGGATGCAAAACCCTCGAAGCTATGGGATGCTTTGAAACTGGGTTCGCCGATGCCGAGAACCACACATTTCATACTACTCGACGCTCTAgacaaccttctccccccagAACAGGACGAGTTGCTGAAGGTTTTCCAAGCTGTCCCAAGGACTGGCACGAACGGAAGCTCCATCAGGGTCCTCGCTACTGGAGCGAGCTCTATATTTGAAGTTTTCCAGGCGACGGAAAACCTGTCAGTGCGAGAAGTCAAAGCTGACCGTACAACAATGGAATCCGAATTTCGCCACTACATTCGACACAGACTTCAGGCTCCCATCATGTTGCCCGGCCCTGACTTGtcggagaagagagaaggcATTGAGAACAAGATCATGCATAGCGAATGCAGTTTCCAGACGATCCAGGCCACACTTGGTGCGGCTGAAAGTTACATTGCATCCAGTAAAAGTGACGAGGAGCTTAACAAACTCTTGGATGACTCAACCCGAGATACCAGTGTATTATTGGTTGATACTGTAGAGAAACTTCAAGCTGGATTGGATGTTGGGCAGATTGGCTGGGTCAATGAACTGTTGATGTGGGTGCTTTTTGGGGAACAGTCGCTAACTATCCCCCAACTGGAGGCCGCCTTTGTGAGACCCAACCAAGAGACTGGAGTTTCTCACTTGCTGACCCATCTCTTGTTTTAGTTCCTTCGTGGCAAGTCCCTCCCAATCCAAGGCCTCGAAAACTTCATCAACAGcaggctgaagaagctcaTCACCAGTGGGCCCCAGGGTATATCTCCAGTAGATGACAATCTTGACAAGGTCATCACCAAACCGAGGGAGCTTTCACAGGGTGGCCCTGACAACAAAACAATCAGCCTGGAGATAAAaatcaacaacgccagcATCTCTACCGTCCAACGCTTTCTGTGGGACCTTACCAAGTTCTCAACTTTGGATGGCTTCAGTTTTAAAGCTGATGATGCGGCCGCCCAGATCGCTCAGTCGCGAGGCATCATCAGAGTCAACAAGACCGACGCTTCTCTTGCAATTGTTGAATCCTTCTTTAAGTTCCTTAAAGATGACCCAAGCGAGAAATCAGAGAGCATCAGGCAGTATCTGGTTGACTATCTGGCAGATCACCTTCGAACTCTTCGTACAGCTGAGGGTGACGACAAGCTAACTCCTAGCGAAGCAGGCAGTATCGGAAAGCGTATATTTGAGCTTTTCGACTACCCGGATGCCTCCTTGAAGAAACACTGGGACTTCTTCAATTCTAATTGGGAGTTCATTGAAGAGCGCAATATGAGCGAATTTTGGGAATGGATTCAAATGGATACGACACTCGCCGAACTTTCTGGCAAGGAAAGAGACCACATCGTTGAACTCAAGAAAGATGTGAGGTGGGAACGTAAGCTGCTCAAACCGACCATGAAGATGGTGGCGAAGATGTGGCTTCGCGAGCGCGGAAACGACGTGTACTACCTTTTGGCGTGGATCAAGCGGGCCCTCATTCGAATAGTACGTGGCCCCTGATCAGAGGTGTTCATGAGAATTTATCACTGACGCTATAAACAGAAACAGGAGGACAACCGTGCAGCAACCAAAGCCTCAAAATCCCCGGAGACAACCTCGTTGTCCAGTACTGCCAAGCCTCCCGCGACTGCTGGCCCTCTTACACCTTCCGAAACCGCCACGTCCAACACGGATACACCGGCTTCTACTGCCGATTCTGACGTGCCTGATAGGCCTGCGAGCCCTTCTCCTTCTAGCACTTCCACTGAGGAGGAGTTCGACCCACCTGTAAAGGTTGATATCACAGAGGCAGCGAGGTGGTGTCAAGAGATACTTGAACTCAAAGACGAAGAGCTAGACTCGCTGTGGTACGAGCGTCTTGGTCAAACGTACAAGGATTCATATCCGGTGAGCTTCAAAGACGCGATCGAGCAATATCGAAAGGCCGAGAAAATCTCCAGTCCATATCCGTCATGGGAGGTTCTGATTGGGTTGTCATACTCCTTACTCGCCGTTAGCTCGGCGAACTTCGACGAGGCACGTGCAATTCACGACCGGGCGATGAACCTTTACAAAGATTCTCCTTTTGTCAGTATCGAGCAGAAGGTCTCTCAGCTTAAAGACTTGGCGTGGTGGTACGACAACTACAAAGAACCTGAGAAAGCCCTTGAGGTCTTGGAGGAAGTACTTGTCTTGGTGCCTGAACACGGGGAGGCCCAGTACGACATCATGAGCCTACTAATTAAGTTGGAAAGAGAGGGGGAATTGTACGAATTGGTGTCGAAAACAGCGGCGTCCAAGGAAGCGGCGGGTAAAGAGGCCGACAAGGGGCTGACACCACTTGGGTCCCTCGTTAAGGCAGTTGCTATGAGTAACGCATGGAGCCGCGCGGATCCTCTCTTCTGGAGAATAATCTCCATACTTGAAGCCACTGGCAGCGTGGAAGATCTGATGGGGGCGCTCGATGCGAGTATTTCTTTGTCCAAAGGCGACAAGGAGAATGAGTATCTTCAATCTGTCCTCATTACTTACAAGGGCATGGTCCATATGCATCGCTCGGGATCTGAGGATATCCACCATGTGATGGAATGTTGTGAACTTGCCCGGAAACTTGCGCACGAAAGATTGAGCCGGACTATGCCATGGTGGACCGATCGGATATACGGCAAAACCACGGTGTTGGCTGACAGGTTTCACTTTAACCAAGCcagtgggagaggaagactTCCTAGAAGCACGGCATTGACGACCGAGGATCACGTCGAAGCCCTTAGGAAATCGATGACTGAGTTTGAGAAGAGTCTCCGTGACCGCTTCGACGTCCAGCTCTCCATAGCTAAGAGCTACTTGGCTGCGTATTATGCGCTCAAGTCACCGCAAAACCTCGAGGAGTCGAGGAGGGTCTTCGCTTCAGATATGGTACGGGTGACGAACATGCTCTCTGACGGGAACAAGCACAACGACGCGGACAGCTTGAGGCAGCTGAGCGCCATCCTGCTGCATACCGGGAATGTTCAGAATTCGTTGGCTTGCATGCGGCTGGTGCCGCCTGATATCACCAACGGGAGTGCTGCATCTACCGCCAAAGTGCTGACTCGACTGCTCTGCCCGGAAGGCGGCCCTCCAAAGGAAGGAAGTGTCGCTCACAGGGTTCTGTCCTCATTTGACAGCAACTCGAAAAACATGTTCTATATACGAAGTGACATGATTACGACGGTGAACGACCTGATGGACAAGCTTATTGACGGGCGGTCTGCTTCTCTTGCCGAGgcagaaaaagagaaagaggaagaggacgtcGACGCGACACTGGCGCGGCTCCGCACGGTGAGGGATGCGTTGCATATATACGGGTATCGGGATTGCGAAGGATGCATAGGGTCGAACGGGCGGACGTGGGACTTTGAGAATGATTTTTATGCGTGCCGGTATTGTTATGACTTGTTTCTTTGCGGGCCCTGTCTTGGTGCGCTCAAGAAGGCGGATCCGAACAAGCCACAGCCGTTTTGTAGTCCGGGGCATGACTGGGTTTGGTTGCCGAAGTGGACGGTGGAGAGCTGGATagagggttttgaggggaaggtgagggtgccaaagtgggaagaaggggagaagacggggggttgttgggtggagggggacgAGGTGGTTGCTTTTGGGaagtggttggagggggtgttgaagcCGTGGGGGATTgggaaggagtgggaggcTGAGGTGAAGTGGGatgtggagaggggggaggagagttttgttgatgagatGTTGTATGATGGGTTGCTTAAGGCTGGGCTTGAGGCgcaggccgaggaggagaaggaaaagggggagaaggagggcgggGTGAGTGGGgagaaggttgatggggtAGCGAACGGGGGGAAGATGACGGTGGggacggtgatgatggagaaaaTGGCGGTTGAGAAGGTTGCTGTCCAGGAGGTTACTGAGAAGAGTTGACGATGGCAGGGGATTGCTGCGTAGTTGGGGTTGTAGCTTTTCCAACTTTTGGATTATACCCTTCATATTTCGATCACCAGCTATCATGCGCCATCTTCACATTGATGAATATGAACAGCAATTCTTTTGCTATATCACCATCAAACCAACTACGTTCTTGAACCTGGCTGATCCCTTCATCTTTTCCGCACCTTGAAACCATGCAAAAAACTTATTACGCATCCATAGCTTCAAGGAACCGAGTTTGAAGTCCAGCCTTGTCATCCCTCACTCTGGACAGTTATTGGATGACAGGGTGTCAGAGGGCATGAAGAAGTGCGAAAACTCCGGAAATCGCCGGCCCGCTGTCAATGAGCGAGTCTGTCAGCAAGGAAGAAAGCTTGGGTACCTTCCTGTTTAGGGGA from Podospora pseudoanserina strain CBS 124.78 chromosome 7 map unlocalized CBS124.78p_7.2, whole genome shotgun sequence includes these protein-coding regions:
- a CDS encoding uncharacterized protein (EggNog:ENOG503P1PD); the protein is MEKPVPVVKVEGIQTQSKIDQMWQEALVTFKSLTGKNLQDVAPASPEELRKIIEARAKEQDTEEFKNRSKARERGLRILACINKFGEAAVQGVSTVFGGADICFKGLSLLLELPKKMKEFHEVVDKIFIRIAPVLQGFKVYARGEQIQAMDEDLIISIHKVMIALVTICATALNIEHARKWERFKNFTKRALCDDTELDEELEKFQMLVEGQQHVQGAVTLVELLDVKATVVANLKVTNEINSDIKGIKDRVQKKEAESSKQTLLTKIKSALGIDPKDPDTSKATFEDYLKKRAPGTGSWFKPMTDYQGWVDTNASAQEISSFLLLTGGQGFGKSFSVASIIDDLKQRTSTPAAITQTHRSLIGFYFFPARSGKAGDEQYPVEMALKSIAIQLAEQDEVFAKSIGELDQLKDAKPSKLWDALKLGSPMPRTTHFILLDALDNLLPPEQDELLKVFQAVPRTGTNGSSIRVLATGASSIFEVFQATENLSVREVKADRTTMESEFRHYIRHRLQAPIMLPGPDLSEKREGIENKIMHSECSFQTIQATLGAAESYIASSKSDEELNKLLDDSTRDTSVLLVDTVEKLQAGLDVGQIGWVNELLMWVLFGEQSLTIPQLEAAFFLRGKSLPIQGLENFINSRLKKLITSGPQGISPVDDNLDKVITKPRELSQGGPDNKTISLEIKINNASISTVQRFLWDLTKFSTLDGFSFKADDAAAQIAQSRGIIRVNKTDASLAIVESFFKFLKDDPSEKSESIRQYLVDYLADHLRTLRTAEGDDKLTPSEAGSIGKRIFELFDYPDASLKKHWDFFNSNWEFIEERNMSEFWEWIQMDTTLAELSGKERDHIVELKKDVRWERKLLKPTMKMVAKMWLRERGNDVYYLLAWIKRALIRIKQEDNRAATKASKSPETTSLSSTAKPPATAGPLTPSETATSNTDTPASTADSDVPDRPASPSPSSTSTEEEFDPPVKVDITEAARWCQEILELKDEELDSLWYERLGQTYKDSYPVSFKDAIEQYRKAEKISSPYPSWEVLIGLSYSLLAVSSANFDEARAIHDRAMNLYKDSPFVSIEQKVSQLKDLAWWYDNYKEPEKALEVLEEVLVLVPEHGEAQYDIMSLLIKLEREGELYELVSKTAASKEAAGKEADKGLTPLGSLVKAVAMSNAWSRADPLFWRIISILEATGSVEDLMGALDASISLSKGDKENEYLQSVLITYKGMVHMHRSGSEDIHHVMECCELARKLAHERLSRTMPWWTDRIYGKTTVLADRFHFNQASGRGRLPRSTALTTEDHVEALRKSMTEFEKSLRDRFDVQLSIAKSYLAAYYALKSPQNLEESRRVFASDMVRVTNMLSDGNKHNDADSLRQLSAILLHTGNVQNSLACMRLVPPDITNGSAASTAKVLTRLLCPEGGPPKEGSVAHRVLSSFDSNSKNMFYIRSDMITTVNDLMDKLIDGRSASLAEAEKEKEEEDVDATLARLRTVRDALHIYGYRDCEGCIGSNGRTWDFENDFYACRYCYDLFLCGPCLGALKKADPNKPQPFCSPGHDWVWLPKWTVESWIEGFEGKVRVPKWEEGEKTGGCWVEGDEVVAFGKWLEGVLKPWGIGKEWEAEVKWDVERGEESFVDEMLYDGLLKAGLEAQAEEEKEKGEKEGGVSGEKVDGVANGGKMTVGTVMMEKMAVEKVAVQEVTEKS